GGACGCCGCGGGCCGACCGGGGACCCCCCGGACCTTCCCCCGGGAGCCCCGCCCCCGGGTTCAGCCGATCGCCGCCGCCGTCTCCCGCTGGCGTCCTCCGGCGCTCGACGTTCCCGCCGGGACCGCCTCGAAGCGGGCTTGGAAGAACCGCAGGTAGCGCGGTTCATAGATCATGCGGAGCCCGCGCGCCTCCTGCCGGCGGTCCCAGATCGCCTCGACCGCCTCGACCGTGACGTCGCAGTGCGCCTGGGTGTAAACGCGGCGCGGGAACGTCAGCCGCACGAGCTCGAGCTTCGGATAGCGGTGGTCGCCGGTTTCGGGATCGCGGCCGGCGGAAACGACTCCCCGTTCCATGGCCCGGATCCCGGCTTCGAGGTACAGCTCGGCCGCGAGAGTCTGCGCGGGAAAGAGCGCCTGGGGCAGC
The DNA window shown above is from Thermoanaerobaculia bacterium and carries:
- a CDS encoding beta-eliminating lyase-related protein — translated: LPQALFPAQTLAAELYLEAGIRAMERGVVSAGRDPETGDHRYPKLELVRLTFPRRVYTQAHCDVTVEAVEAIWDRRQEARGLRMIYEPRYLRFFQARFEAVPAGTSSAGGRQRETAAAIG